In Moorella sp. Hama-1, a single genomic region encodes these proteins:
- a CDS encoding SpoIIE family protein phosphatase: protein MSGHTGVHPWRQQARALTGNELIPDVLLLAAAFFLVRAALLEELFPFGPAIIIAAGSRRRLLWPAVLVAAVSVWLAGSPQVYSRLLIFLFLGLTGTLYPSLRQRGPLTRATLAPVAIILVRGLSLTIWQPSFYGWVQIIFEALLAWGLTLGLLETAAARRQEERLLGGGLFLLGLLLGLQGWQVAGLSIQGIISRYILLLAALVGGPGVGAAAGAAVGFLPSLAALITPSLAGLMAFTGLVAGSLRNLGKPGVISGFLLAHLVLANYFLGSEGVLAALRESGLAILAMVVTPPFLVNYFREFLTVPAATQPVPAGTRRQENLKQALKSLARNLRFHGYDESPLNVVRQVARAACRGCPAGKVCWELEGEQMLNTLQDLLQQGSKGPLTAADLPEWLASRCGRGRELLAALTTRSSQGQKKPAEDGLTTWLASIFDNLAAMVDNAFQMDSTGDGTGQPALKVSVGMASIPRHRADVTGDAFVAATLEPSRQLLILGDGMGAGREAADASGTALELLQDLLAAGFSPELALRTVNMILLLRTSRENFTTLDLAMVNCQNGQTEFYKLGACPSFIQRQDGVKLLRSHSLPVGILEDLQVEPLREELQEGDLLVMVSDGVLEAHRDLNEKEKWVSKALQRAGEARPQEIADRLLRQARALVDGDPPDDMTVVVARVEKAAGG, encoded by the coding sequence ATGTCCGGGCATACCGGTGTTCATCCCTGGCGGCAGCAGGCCAGGGCCCTGACGGGCAACGAGTTGATTCCGGATGTTTTACTGCTAGCAGCGGCCTTTTTCCTGGTACGGGCCGCTCTCCTGGAGGAACTCTTCCCCTTTGGGCCGGCTATAATTATCGCGGCTGGCTCCCGGCGGCGCCTCCTCTGGCCGGCCGTCCTGGTAGCCGCGGTCAGTGTCTGGCTGGCCGGCTCGCCCCAGGTATACAGCCGGCTGCTGATCTTCCTCTTTTTGGGCCTGACGGGCACCCTTTATCCCTCCCTGCGCCAGCGTGGCCCCCTGACCAGGGCTACCCTGGCTCCGGTAGCTATTATCCTGGTCCGGGGTTTAAGCCTGACCATCTGGCAACCCTCCTTTTATGGCTGGGTCCAGATAATATTTGAAGCCCTCCTGGCCTGGGGCCTGACCCTGGGACTCCTGGAGACGGCTGCTGCCAGGCGCCAGGAGGAGCGCTTGCTTGGGGGCGGCCTTTTTCTCCTGGGCCTCCTCCTGGGCCTGCAGGGCTGGCAGGTAGCCGGCCTCTCCATTCAGGGAATTATCAGTCGCTATATCCTGCTCCTGGCGGCCCTGGTCGGGGGACCTGGCGTTGGCGCCGCTGCCGGGGCAGCGGTAGGATTTTTACCCAGCTTGGCGGCCTTGATCACCCCCTCCCTGGCCGGGCTCATGGCCTTTACCGGCCTGGTGGCCGGCTCCCTGCGCAACCTGGGGAAGCCCGGGGTAATCAGCGGCTTTTTGCTGGCCCATCTGGTGCTGGCCAACTATTTTCTGGGGAGCGAAGGCGTCCTGGCCGCCCTGCGGGAAAGCGGCCTGGCCATCCTGGCCATGGTTGTTACCCCACCCTTCCTGGTTAATTACTTCCGGGAATTCCTGACCGTGCCGGCAGCTACCCAGCCGGTACCGGCCGGTACCCGCCGGCAGGAAAACCTGAAGCAGGCCCTGAAGAGCCTGGCCCGGAATCTCAGGTTTCATGGTTACGATGAGAGTCCCTTAAACGTCGTACGCCAGGTGGCCAGGGCTGCCTGCCGGGGTTGCCCGGCGGGCAAGGTCTGCTGGGAACTGGAAGGGGAACAGATGCTTAATACTTTGCAAGACTTATTGCAGCAGGGGAGTAAGGGTCCCCTTACGGCTGCCGATCTCCCGGAATGGTTGGCGTCGCGTTGCGGCCGGGGGCGCGAACTCCTGGCTGCCCTGACTACCCGATCCAGCCAGGGGCAGAAGAAGCCGGCAGAGGATGGCTTGACCACCTGGCTGGCCAGTATCTTTGATAACCTGGCCGCCATGGTAGATAACGCATTCCAGATGGATAGCACCGGGGACGGTACCGGGCAGCCGGCCTTAAAGGTCAGCGTCGGCATGGCTTCGATCCCGCGCCACCGGGCGGATGTGACGGGTGATGCCTTTGTAGCGGCGACCCTGGAACCCTCCCGGCAGCTTCTGATCCTGGGTGATGGTATGGGGGCCGGCCGGGAGGCAGCTGATGCCAGTGGTACGGCCCTGGAATTGCTCCAGGACTTGCTGGCCGCCGGGTTCAGTCCCGAACTCGCCCTGAGAACAGTCAATATGATCCTTCTGCTACGGACGTCCAGGGAGAACTTTACCACCCTCGACCTGGCCATGGTCAATTGCCAGAATGGCCAGACAGAGTTTTATAAGTTAGGGGCCTGCCCTAGCTTTATCCAGCGCCAGGACGGGGTCAAGCTCCTGCGCAGCCACTCCCTGCCGGTGGGCATCCTTGAGGACCTGCAGGTAGAACCCTTGCGGGAAGAGCTGCAGGAGGGAGACCTGCTGGTCATGGTCAGCGACGGTGTCCTGGAGGCCCACCGGGATTTAAACGAAAAGGAGAAGTGGGTCAGCAAGGCCCTGCAGCGGGCCGGGGAGGCCCGGCCCCAGGAGATTGCCGACCGCCTGTTAAGGCAGGCCCGGGCCCTGGTGGATGGTGACCCTCCTGATGATATGACGGTGGTGGTGGCCCGGGTGGAGAAGGCCGCCGGCGGATAG
- the tilS gene encoding tRNA lysidine(34) synthetase TilS: MLDRVRQTIHKYRLLVPGDKVIVGVSGGPDSLALLHSLMVLQGEFDYTLQVAHLNHGLRPEAAADAEYVRDLAAGWGLPVTVAQRDVLTFRQEHHLSLEAAAREVRYRFLREVAATAGATRIAVGHQAEDQAETVLLNLLRGSGLKGLKGMLPRRGDLIRPLLFIDRAAIEAYCREQGLQPRRDFTNDDVTYRRNKIRHQLLPLLAREYNPAIVATLGRTALILQEEERVLADLADRALTDLIKSRDDDGLILDRQGWLDLAPALQRRVLKLAAAALDRQVSFRQVEQAREVARQGGALTWPGRLRLLAEGPELHLELPRGEPGRLAFAYPLAVPGLTPLPEVGQAIRAEFAPPPRTFAPGREDEAWLDREQLKAPLLVRNWRRGDFFLPLGLKGKKKLQDYFIDRHLPAARRPRVPLVTSGGRIAWVAGLGLADDFKVTPATRETLHLQLEPWPQDA, from the coding sequence GTGCTGGACCGGGTCCGACAAACAATCCATAAATACCGCCTGCTGGTACCTGGTGACAAAGTAATCGTCGGGGTTTCCGGGGGACCGGATTCCCTGGCGTTATTGCATAGTCTAATGGTTTTGCAGGGGGAGTTTGATTATACCCTGCAGGTGGCCCACTTGAACCACGGGCTACGGCCGGAGGCGGCGGCCGACGCCGAATATGTGCGCGACCTGGCCGCCGGATGGGGGCTGCCGGTAACAGTCGCTCAACGCGACGTTTTAACTTTCCGCCAGGAACACCACCTCTCCTTGGAGGCCGCTGCCAGGGAGGTGCGCTATCGTTTCCTCCGGGAAGTGGCGGCCACGGCCGGGGCTACCAGGATAGCCGTCGGCCATCAGGCTGAAGACCAGGCCGAGACTGTCCTGCTGAATCTCCTGCGGGGCAGCGGCCTGAAGGGTTTGAAGGGGATGTTGCCCCGCCGGGGCGATCTAATCCGGCCGTTATTGTTTATCGACCGGGCCGCCATTGAGGCTTACTGCCGGGAACAGGGTCTCCAGCCCCGCCGGGACTTTACTAACGACGACGTGACCTACCGCCGCAACAAGATCCGCCACCAGCTGCTGCCCCTCCTGGCCCGGGAGTATAATCCAGCTATAGTTGCCACCCTGGGCCGGACGGCCCTGATTTTGCAAGAAGAGGAAAGGGTCCTGGCGGACCTGGCTGACAGGGCCCTGACCGACCTTATTAAGAGCCGGGATGACGATGGATTGATCCTGGATCGCCAGGGATGGCTGGACCTGGCCCCGGCCCTCCAGCGCCGGGTTTTAAAGCTGGCCGCTGCCGCCCTGGACCGCCAGGTTAGCTTTCGGCAGGTAGAACAGGCGCGGGAGGTAGCCCGGCAGGGCGGCGCCCTCACCTGGCCGGGGCGACTGCGGCTGCTGGCCGAGGGCCCGGAGCTGCACCTGGAACTACCCCGGGGGGAACCGGGGCGCCTTGCATTTGCCTACCCCCTGGCAGTGCCGGGTTTAACGCCCCTGCCAGAGGTGGGGCAAGCCATCCGGGCCGAGTTTGCCCCTCCACCCCGGACCTTTGCGCCGGGCCGTGAGGATGAGGCCTGGCTGGACCGGGAACAGCTCAAGGCACCCCTGCTGGTGCGTAATTGGCGCCGGGGGGATTTTTTCCTTCCCCTGGGATTAAAGGGGAAAAAGAAACTGCAGGATTATTTTATTGACCGTCACCTGCCTGCTGCCCGGCGCCCCCGGGTACCCCTGGTTACCAGCGGCGGTCGCATCGCCTGGGTTGCGGGCCTGGGCCTGGCCGACGACTTCAAAGTAACCCCGGCCACCAGGGAAACCCTGCATTTGCAGTTGGAACCGTGGCCGCAAGATGCCTGA
- a CDS encoding ISNCY family transposase, with protein MSAKESRRVFVIEKAIEGKITNRQAAEVLGLTERQVIRLKERMKAEGVAGLAHKNRGRIPKHAVPKDTRKKVVMLARGPLRDASCQQVAELLEEFYETILSAKTVGRILKEAGIPLAHTHRAPKRQKSRDRMPQEGLLSQIDASPFAWLEDRGPELALHGSIDDATGKVQGLHFELHECLHGYLQLLSQVVQNCGVPRSLYSDRHTIFFSPKGDRLSIEEELAGQTAPLTQFGRAISELGINHIKARSPQAKGRIERLWGTLQGRLMIELRLAGISTLEAANAFLPGFRERFNRRFTVAPADPAPAYAPCPPPARLKQILSTREDRKASRGSSISYLGRTYQLVDTKGAVVPLQPRSTVEVLTHLDGSLSALYGGNYYALQEFTPAPAVKAEEPKKAPASKAHTPAPDHPWRRIPINQTKKAMPLPVDNSLPLTQEG; from the coding sequence TTGAGTGCCAAAGAGTCCCGCAGGGTGTTTGTGATTGAGAAAGCCATCGAAGGCAAAATTACTAACAGGCAGGCTGCCGAGGTCTTGGGCTTAACTGAACGCCAGGTCATTCGCTTGAAGGAGAGGATGAAAGCTGAAGGTGTTGCGGGCCTGGCTCATAAAAACAGAGGTCGGATTCCTAAGCATGCCGTGCCTAAAGACACTAGAAAGAAGGTGGTCATGTTGGCCCGGGGCCCTCTTCGTGATGCTAGCTGCCAGCAGGTGGCTGAGCTCCTGGAGGAGTTCTATGAGACCATTCTTTCGGCTAAGACCGTGGGCCGGATTTTGAAGGAGGCTGGTATTCCTCTGGCTCATACCCACAGGGCGCCCAAGCGCCAGAAGTCGCGTGACCGCATGCCCCAGGAGGGCCTCCTTTCCCAGATCGACGCCAGTCCCTTCGCCTGGCTGGAGGATCGCGGCCCGGAGCTTGCTTTGCACGGTTCCATCGACGATGCCACTGGCAAGGTTCAGGGGCTACATTTTGAACTCCACGAGTGCCTCCACGGTTACTTGCAGCTGCTGTCCCAGGTGGTGCAGAATTGCGGCGTGCCCAGGAGCCTATACTCTGACCGCCACACTATCTTCTTTTCCCCTAAGGGGGACAGGCTCTCGATCGAGGAGGAACTGGCCGGCCAGACTGCCCCTTTAACCCAGTTCGGCCGGGCCATCTCTGAGCTGGGGATTAATCATATTAAGGCCCGTTCACCACAGGCCAAGGGGCGCATAGAGCGCCTCTGGGGCACCCTCCAGGGCCGCCTGATGATTGAACTCCGCCTGGCTGGTATCTCTACCCTGGAGGCGGCTAATGCCTTCCTGCCGGGCTTTAGGGAGAGGTTTAACCGGCGTTTCACCGTTGCCCCTGCTGACCCGGCACCGGCTTACGCCCCTTGTCCGCCACCGGCTAGGTTGAAGCAAATCCTTTCGACGCGTGAGGATCGCAAGGCGTCCCGCGGTTCTTCTATCTCCTATCTGGGCCGCACTTACCAACTGGTGGATACTAAGGGCGCTGTCGTTCCTTTGCAGCCACGGTCGACTGTTGAGGTGCTGACGCATCTGGATGGTTCTTTGAGTGCTCTGTATGGCGGTAATTACTATGCATTACAGGAGTTTACCCCGGCGCCTGCGGTGAAGGCTGAAGAACCTAAAAAGGCTCCTGCCAGTAAGGCTCATACTCCGGCCCCAGACCATCCCTGGCGCCGGATACCTATTAACCAGACCAAAAAAGCGATGCCTTTACCTGTGGATAATTCCTTGCCCCTTACTCAAGAGGGGTGA
- the ftsH gene encoding ATP-dependent zinc metalloprotease FtsH, with protein sequence MNRIFKNLAIYLLIVLLAVSVIRLSTPPEKPVEEWDLTRFYQAIDQDQVREVTLTPQDNIIKVDGVLKNNAKFTVNAPSSTPLTDKLISKGVVTKTQPSPQPPWWTSLLGSLLPILLLVGLVFFMMQQTQGGGSWVMQFGKSRARLHTDEKRKVTFADVAGADEVKEELEEVVEFLKNPRKFNELGARIPKGVLLFGPPGTGKTLLARAVAGEAGVPFFSISGSDFVEMFVGVGASRVRDLFEQAKKNSPCIVFIDEIDAVGRQRGAGLGGGHDEREQTLNQLLVEMDGFNANEGIIIIAATNRPDILDPALLRPGRFDRQIVVDIPDVNGRKDILKVHVRGKPLDNAVDLDVLARRTPGFTGADLANLVNEAALLAARRGKHKISMEEMEDSIERVIAGPEKKSRVISDYEKRLVAFHEAGHALLGHYLPHTDPLHKVSIIPRGRAGGYTLLLPKEDRRYMTKSQIIDQVIMLLGGRVAEALVLKEISTGAQNDLERATELVRKMITEFGMSEELGPLTFGRKQETIFLGRDIARDRNYSEAVAFSIDKEARRIIDDCYNRAKDLLQKHLAELHLVARALMEKETLEAEEFTSIIEAYDREHNVPAGNTPEATEPAATGGQDTGKGSLGNPLIKLTYLQGLKGVW encoded by the coding sequence TTGAACCGAATTTTTAAGAACCTGGCTATCTATCTGCTCATAGTATTACTGGCAGTTTCCGTAATCCGGTTATCAACACCGCCGGAAAAGCCAGTCGAGGAATGGGATCTCACCCGTTTCTACCAGGCGATTGATCAGGACCAGGTTCGGGAAGTTACGTTAACACCTCAAGATAATATTATTAAAGTTGACGGGGTCTTAAAGAATAACGCCAAGTTTACGGTCAATGCCCCATCTTCAACCCCGCTGACGGATAAATTAATCAGTAAGGGTGTTGTTACCAAAACCCAGCCATCGCCGCAACCGCCCTGGTGGACCAGCCTGCTGGGCAGTCTTTTGCCTATCCTCTTGCTGGTCGGGCTGGTCTTCTTTATGATGCAGCAGACCCAGGGGGGTGGTTCCTGGGTAATGCAGTTTGGCAAGAGCCGGGCCCGCTTGCATACCGACGAAAAACGCAAGGTTACCTTCGCAGACGTGGCCGGGGCCGATGAGGTCAAGGAAGAACTGGAGGAAGTCGTCGAATTTCTAAAAAACCCGCGCAAATTTAATGAGCTGGGGGCCAGGATCCCCAAAGGTGTCCTGCTCTTTGGCCCGCCCGGTACGGGTAAGACCCTGCTGGCCCGGGCTGTGGCCGGGGAAGCCGGGGTGCCCTTTTTCAGCATCAGCGGTTCGGACTTTGTGGAGATGTTTGTCGGTGTCGGCGCCTCCCGGGTGCGGGATCTCTTTGAACAGGCCAAGAAAAACTCCCCCTGTATTGTCTTTATCGATGAGATCGACGCCGTCGGTCGCCAGCGGGGCGCCGGCCTGGGCGGCGGCCATGATGAGCGGGAACAGACCTTAAACCAGCTGCTGGTGGAGATGGATGGTTTTAATGCCAATGAAGGTATTATTATCATCGCCGCCACCAACCGGCCCGACATCCTGGATCCGGCCCTGCTGCGTCCGGGCCGCTTTGATCGCCAGATAGTAGTGGATATACCCGATGTGAACGGCCGCAAGGATATCCTCAAGGTTCACGTCCGTGGTAAGCCCCTGGATAACGCTGTTGATCTCGATGTCCTCGCCCGCCGCACCCCGGGCTTTACCGGTGCCGACCTGGCCAACCTGGTCAACGAGGCGGCCCTGCTGGCCGCCCGGCGGGGCAAGCATAAGATCAGTATGGAAGAAATGGAGGATTCCATCGAACGGGTTATCGCCGGGCCGGAAAAGAAGTCCCGGGTCATTAGCGATTACGAGAAGCGTTTGGTGGCCTTCCATGAGGCCGGCCATGCCCTCCTGGGTCATTACCTGCCCCATACCGACCCCCTGCACAAGGTATCCATTATCCCCCGGGGCCGGGCTGGTGGTTATACCCTGTTGCTGCCCAAGGAAGATCGCCGCTATATGACCAAGTCCCAGATTATCGACCAGGTGATTATGCTCCTGGGCGGCCGGGTGGCCGAGGCCCTGGTTTTAAAAGAGATTAGCACCGGCGCCCAGAACGACCTGGAACGGGCCACTGAACTGGTCCGCAAGATGATCACCGAGTTTGGCATGTCGGAGGAACTGGGCCCCCTTACCTTTGGCCGCAAGCAGGAAACCATTTTCCTGGGCCGGGATATCGCCCGGGATCGCAATTATAGCGAGGCCGTTGCTTTTTCCATTGATAAAGAGGCCCGGCGCATTATCGATGACTGCTACAACCGGGCTAAAGACTTGCTGCAGAAGCACCTGGCCGAACTGCACCTGGTGGCCAGGGCTCTGATGGAGAAGGAAACCCTGGAGGCCGAAGAGTTTACGTCTATTATTGAGGCCTATGACCGGGAACACAACGTCCCGGCCGGTAATACCCCGGAAGCCACCGAACCGGCTGCCACTGGCGGCCAGGACACGGGGAAGGGGAGTCTCGGGAATCCCCTCATTAAGTTAACCTATTTGCAGGGTTTGAAAGGAGTATGGTAG
- the ndk gene encoding nucleoside-diphosphate kinase — MERTFSMIKPEGVQRGLVGTILARLERKGYRIVALKMLRLTPELAARHYAEHQGKPFYQDLINHITSGPVVAMVLEGPGVITGLRQMMGATNPQQALPGTIRGDFALEMSYNVIHGADSPASAQREIALYFTPAELG, encoded by the coding sequence CTGGAGCGCACCTTCAGCATGATTAAGCCGGAAGGGGTCCAGCGGGGTCTAGTGGGGACCATCCTGGCCCGCCTGGAACGCAAGGGTTACCGGATTGTGGCTTTAAAGATGCTGCGGCTGACCCCGGAACTGGCAGCCAGGCACTATGCCGAGCACCAGGGTAAACCCTTTTACCAGGATCTCATTAACCACATCACCTCCGGTCCGGTAGTAGCCATGGTCCTGGAAGGGCCCGGGGTAATAACCGGCCTGCGGCAGATGATGGGGGCTACCAATCCCCAGCAGGCCCTGCCGGGTACCATCAGAGGTGATTTTGCCCTGGAAATGAGTTACAATGTCATCCATGGCGCCGATTCTCCGGCCAGTGCCCAGCGGGAAATTGCCCTTTACTTTACCCCGGCAGAACTGGGGTAG
- a CDS encoding transcription repressor NadR, whose product MKTRERRQRILELLDNNLPHKGTDLAATLGVSRQVIVQDIAVLRAAGVNILATPQGYLLPAQEETCRRTFPCRHDLAGLEEELLLIVDYGGKVIDVIVEHPLYGEIRGYLMLSSRYDVQKFVTNLAGSGARPLYTLTGKGVHLHTVEAAGEDILDIIEEKLSRAGFLLK is encoded by the coding sequence ATGAAAACCCGGGAACGGCGGCAAAGAATCCTCGAGCTTTTAGATAACAACCTTCCCCACAAAGGGACGGATCTGGCCGCCACCCTGGGGGTCAGCCGCCAGGTGATCGTTCAAGATATTGCCGTTCTGCGGGCTGCCGGGGTTAATATCCTGGCCACGCCCCAGGGCTATCTCCTTCCCGCCCAGGAGGAAACCTGCCGGCGGACCTTCCCTTGCCGCCATGACCTGGCCGGTTTGGAGGAAGAGCTCCTTTTAATAGTGGATTATGGCGGCAAGGTTATTGACGTCATCGTTGAACATCCCCTTTATGGTGAAATCCGGGGCTACTTGATGCTCTCCTCCCGCTATGATGTCCAGAAGTTTGTCACCAACCTGGCTGGTAGTGGCGCCCGCCCCCTTTATACCCTCACCGGTAAAGGGGTTCACCTGCATACAGTTGAAGCTGCCGGGGAAGACATACTGGATATCATTGAGGAGAAGCTCTCCCGGGCGGGGTTCCTTTTAAAATGA
- a CDS encoding formate--tetrahydrofolate ligase, with protein MSKVPSDIEIAQAARMKPVMELAQALGLEEDEVELYGKYKAKISLDVYRRLKDRPDGKLVLVTAITPTPAGEGKTTTSVGLTDALARLGKKVMVCLREPSLGPSFGIKGGAAGGGYAQVVPMEDINLHFTGDIHAVTYAHNLLAAMLDNHLQQGNALNIDPRTVTWRRVIDLNDRALRNIVLGLGGKANGVPRESGFDISVASEVMACLCLASDLMDLKERFSRIVVGYTYDGKPVTAGDLEAQGSMALLMKDAIKPNLVQTLENTPAFIHGGPFANIAHGCNSITATKTALKLADYVITEAGFGADLGAEKFYDIKCRYAGLKPDATVIVATVRALKMHGGVPKAELATENLEALREGFANLEKHIENIGKFGVPAVVAINAFPTDTEAELKLLYELCAKAGAEVALSEVWAKGGAGGLELARKVLQTLETKPSNFHVLYNLDLSIKDKIARVATEIYGADGVNYTAEADKAIERYEALGYGNLPVVMAKTQYSFSDDMTKLGRPRNFTITVREVRLSAGAGFIVPITGAIMTMPGLPKRPAACNIDIDADGVITGLF; from the coding sequence TTGTCCAAGGTACCCAGTGATATCGAGATCGCCCAGGCAGCCAGGATGAAACCCGTTATGGAACTGGCCCAGGCCCTGGGGCTGGAAGAGGACGAGGTCGAGCTTTATGGTAAATATAAAGCCAAGATCTCCCTGGATGTTTATCGTCGCCTCAAGGACAGGCCCGATGGAAAACTTGTCCTGGTGACCGCCATTACCCCCACCCCGGCAGGCGAGGGCAAGACAACCACCAGCGTCGGCCTGACTGATGCCCTGGCCCGCCTGGGTAAAAAAGTCATGGTTTGCCTGCGTGAACCCTCTCTGGGACCCAGCTTTGGTATTAAGGGTGGTGCTGCCGGCGGCGGCTATGCCCAGGTGGTCCCCATGGAGGATATCAACCTGCATTTTACCGGCGACATCCACGCCGTTACCTATGCCCACAACTTGTTAGCGGCTATGCTAGATAACCACTTGCAGCAGGGCAATGCCCTGAATATCGATCCCCGGACCGTTACCTGGCGGCGGGTCATTGACCTCAATGACCGGGCCCTGCGGAACATCGTCCTCGGCCTGGGGGGCAAAGCCAACGGCGTTCCCCGGGAGAGCGGTTTTGACATCTCCGTTGCCTCAGAGGTTATGGCCTGTCTATGTCTGGCCAGCGACTTAATGGATCTTAAGGAACGCTTCAGCCGCATAGTTGTCGGCTATACCTATGACGGCAAACCGGTTACTGCCGGGGACCTGGAGGCCCAGGGTTCCATGGCCCTGCTCATGAAGGACGCCATTAAACCCAACCTGGTCCAGACCCTGGAGAATACGCCGGCCTTTATCCATGGCGGCCCCTTCGCCAATATTGCCCATGGCTGCAACAGCATCACCGCCACCAAGACGGCCCTGAAACTGGCGGATTACGTGATCACTGAGGCCGGCTTCGGTGCCGATCTGGGAGCGGAGAAGTTCTATGATATTAAATGCCGTTACGCTGGCTTAAAGCCCGACGCTACCGTCATTGTTGCCACCGTCCGCGCCCTCAAGATGCACGGCGGTGTACCCAAAGCCGAACTGGCCACGGAAAACCTGGAGGCCCTGCGGGAGGGTTTTGCCAACCTGGAGAAACATATCGAAAACATCGGCAAGTTTGGCGTGCCGGCAGTAGTAGCCATCAACGCCTTCCCCACTGACACCGAGGCCGAGTTAAAGCTCCTCTATGAGCTCTGCGCCAAAGCCGGCGCCGAGGTCGCCCTCTCAGAGGTCTGGGCCAAGGGTGGTGCCGGCGGCCTGGAACTGGCCCGTAAGGTTTTGCAGACCCTGGAGACTAAACCCTCGAACTTCCACGTCCTCTATAACCTCGATTTGAGTATTAAAGACAAGATTGCCCGGGTCGCCACCGAGATCTACGGGGCCGATGGGGTCAACTATACGGCTGAAGCCGATAAAGCTATTGAGCGCTATGAAGCCCTGGGTTACGGCAACCTGCCGGTAGTCATGGCCAAAACCCAGTATTCCTTCTCTGACGATATGACCAAACTGGGGCGGCCGCGTAACTTCACCATTACCGTCCGGGAGGTCCGCCTCTCAGCCGGGGCTGGTTTTATCGTCCCCATTACCGGGGCGATTATGACCATGCCCGGCCTGCCCAAACGGCCTGCAGCTTGCAATATCGACATCGACGCCGACGGCGTCATCACCGGCCTGTTCTAG
- the folP gene encoding dihydropteroate synthase codes for MSWQDQIEIINITDTATAARLMGEVGADSAGIELMLPKARHYCLKLKDVPARAANILKQELLARGGEAAMAAGVAGWSVDRTDILIFASRRQLELLLAKLPRQGFGLDKLADGIREALDNWEEQGYRQIACPRGPLSLGQRTLVMGIVNVTPDSFSDGGHFYDPGAAVEHAHRLIAEGADIIDVGGESTRPGHEPVDTAEEWRRLEPVLRRLIKEIKVPISVDTYKAITARRALEMGVDIINDIWGFQADPEMARVCGQYQVAVILMHNHDGTQYRDLMFDILNFLRTSIKLAEDNGVPAEKIIIDPGIGFGKDLAQNLEVMARLGEFKVLGKPLLLGTSRKSIIGKTLDLPVDQRLEGTAATVALGIACGADIVRVHDVQAMVRVARMTDAIVRRS; via the coding sequence ATGTCCTGGCAGGACCAGATCGAAATAATCAACATTACCGATACGGCGACAGCCGCCCGGCTCATGGGCGAAGTGGGGGCTGATAGCGCCGGGATTGAACTCATGCTGCCCAAAGCCCGTCATTATTGCCTGAAACTAAAGGATGTGCCGGCCCGGGCCGCCAATATTCTCAAACAAGAACTCCTGGCCCGGGGCGGCGAGGCCGCCATGGCCGCCGGGGTAGCTGGCTGGTCAGTAGATAGGACGGATATCCTGATTTTTGCCTCCCGGCGGCAGCTGGAACTCCTGCTGGCCAAGCTGCCCCGCCAGGGTTTCGGCCTGGATAAACTAGCGGACGGTATCAGGGAGGCCCTGGACAACTGGGAGGAGCAGGGCTACCGGCAGATAGCCTGCCCGCGGGGGCCCCTGAGCCTGGGACAGCGCACCCTGGTCATGGGGATAGTCAACGTCACCCCGGATTCCTTTTCCGACGGCGGCCATTTCTATGACCCCGGCGCTGCTGTAGAACACGCCCACCGGCTGATCGCGGAAGGAGCCGATATAATCGACGTCGGCGGCGAGTCTACCCGTCCCGGTCATGAGCCGGTAGACACGGCCGAGGAATGGCGCCGCCTGGAACCGGTACTGCGGCGCTTGATCAAGGAAATCAAAGTACCCATCTCGGTTGATACCTACAAAGCTATTACTGCCCGCCGGGCCCTGGAGATGGGGGTCGATATCATCAATGATATCTGGGGTTTCCAGGCTGACCCGGAAATGGCCCGGGTTTGCGGGCAATACCAGGTGGCAGTTATTCTCATGCATAATCATGACGGGACCCAATACCGGGATTTAATGTTCGACATCCTCAACTTCCTACGGACCAGCATTAAGCTGGCTGAGGACAACGGCGTCCCGGCGGAAAAGATTATTATCGATCCGGGCATTGGTTTTGGTAAGGACCTGGCCCAGAATCTCGAGGTAATGGCCCGCCTGGGCGAATTTAAGGTCCTGGGTAAGCCGTTATTGCTGGGAACCTCCCGCAAATCCATAATTGGCAAAACCCTGGATTTACCCGTCGACCAGCGCCTGGAGGGAACTGCCGCCACCGTTGCCCTGGGAATCGCCTGCGGGGCAGATATCGTCCGCGTTCACGACGTGCAGGCCATGGTGCGGGTCGCCCGGATGACGGATGCCATAGTGCGTCGATCTTAA